One window of the Zea mays cultivar B73 chromosome 3, Zm-B73-REFERENCE-NAM-5.0, whole genome shotgun sequence genome contains the following:
- the LOC542131 gene encoding NAM-related protein 1 isoform X1, whose protein sequence is MADQQQPQQQPQEMDVDRTGGLELPPGFRFHPSDFEIINDYLTKKVHDRDYSCIAIADADLNKTEPWDLPKVAKMGEKEWYFFYQKDRKYPTGLRANRATEAGYWKATGKDKEVYNPFAAEGLLLVGMKKTLVFYKGRAPRGDKTNWVMHEYRLEGSGRLPASPASASGSATNIAAAMMKASASACKDEWVVCRVFNKTTGIKKTAAPAYQVAMAGPEMDQNQNNIPAIPIPMPLQLPLPVPMQMQFPILPDFAMDPVAPYYPNPNAGAGMMPPMALAGMGGAGGLQINGALFGNPVPAPLPMNFYHHQMGMGAAAGQVDMGAAAGQMDMGAAGAGAGGFDVAAPESRPSSMVSQKDEQANAAEISSMMSVTGPGSATTTIEMDGIWKYKY, encoded by the exons ATGGCGGACCAGCAGCAGCCACAGCAGCAGCCGCAGGAGATGGACGTTGACCGTACCGGTGGCCTCGAACTGCCTCCAGGGTTCCGCTTCCACCCGAGCGACTTTGAGATTATCAACGACTACCTCACGAAGAAGGTGCACGACAGGGACTACAGCTGCATCGCCATCGCGGACGCCGACCTAAACAAGACCGAGCCATGGGACCTCCCGA AAGTTGCAAAGATGGGCGAGAAGGAGTGGTACTTCTTCTACCAGAAGGACCGCAAGTACCCGACGGGGCTGAGGGCGAACCGGGCCACTGAGGCGGGTTATTGGAAGGCGACCGGCAAGGACAAGGAGGTCTACAACCCCTTTGCAGCGGAAGGGCTGCTGCTGGTCGGCATGAAGAAGACGCTCGTGTTCTACAAAGGCAGGGCTCCCAGGGGTGACAAAACCAACTGGGTGATGCACGAGTACAGGCTCGAAGGCAGCGGTAGGCTCCCTGCTAGTCCTGCATCCGCATCCGGCTCAGCCACCAACATCGCTGCGGCCATGAtgaaagcttcagcttcggcttgcaAG GATGAGTGGGTGGTCTGTCGTGTGTTCAACAAGACCACCGGGATCAAGAAGACGGCTGCGCCGGCATACCAGGTGGCCATGGCCGGTCCTGAGATGGATCAGAATCAGAACAACATTCCGGCCATCCCCATCCCCATGCCGCTGCAGCTGCCACTGCCCGTGCCCATGCAGATGCAATTTCCCATCCTGCCAGATTTTGCCATGGACCCGGTGGCCCCCTACTACCCCAACCCGAATGCCGGCGCGGGGATGATGCCGCCTATGGCATTGGCAGGTATGGGTGGCGCCGGCGGGCTCCAGATCAACGGCGCTCTGTTCGGCAATCCGGTGCCCGCGCCGCTGCCGATGAACTTCTACCACCACCAGATGGGCATGGGGGCAGCAGCTGGCCAGGTGGACATGGGGGCAGCGGCTGGCCAGATGGACATGGGAGCAgctggcgctggcgctggcgGCTTCGACGTTGCAGCGCCGGAGAGTAGGCCGTCCTCGATGGTGTCACAGAAGGACGAACAGGCTAATGCCGCCGAGATCTCGTCGATGATGTCTGTGACCGGCCCAGGGTCCGCGACCACCACCATAGAGATGGATGGCATATGGAAGTACAAGTACTGA
- the LOC542131 gene encoding NAM-related protein 1 (The RefSeq protein has 1 substitution compared to this genomic sequence) → MADQQQPQQQPQEMDVDRTGGLELPPGFRFHPSDFEIINDYLTKKVHDRDYSCIAIADADLNKTEPWDLPKVAKMGEKEWCFFYQKDRKYPTGLRANRATEAGYWKATGKDKEVYNPFAAEGLLLVGMKKTLVFYKGRAPRGDKTNWVMHEYRLEGSGRLPASPASASGSATNIAAAMMKASASACKDEWVVCRVFNKTTGIKKTAAPAYQVAMAGPEMDQNQNNIPAIPIPMPLQLPLPVPMQMQFPILPDFAMDPVAPYYPNPNAGAGMMPPMALAGMGGAGGLQINGALFGNPVPAPLPMNFYHHQMGMGAAAGQVDMGAAAGQMDMGAAGAGAGGFDVAAPESRPSSMVSQKDEQANAAEISSMMSVTGPGSATTTIEMDGIWKYKY, encoded by the exons ATGGCGGACCAGCAGCAGCCACAGCAGCAGCCGCAGGAGATGGACGTTGACCGTACCGGTGGCCTCGAACTGCCTCCAGGGTTCCGCTTCCACCCGAGCGACTTTGAGATTATCAACGACTACCTCACGAAGAAGGTGCACGACAGGGACTACAGCTGCATCGCCATCGCGGACGCCGACCTAAACAAGACCGAGCCATGGGACCTCCCGA AAGTTGCAAAGATGGGCGAGAAGGAGTGGTACTTCTTCTACCAGAAGGACCGCAAGTACCCGACGGGGCTGAGGGCGAACCGGGCCACTGAGGCGGGTTATTGGAAGGCGACCGGCAAGGACAAGGAGGTCTACAACCCCTTTGCAGCGGAAGGGCTGCTGCTGGTCGGCATGAAGAAGACGCTCGTGTTCTACAAAGGCAGGGCTCCCAGGGGTGACAAAACCAACTGGGTGATGCACGAGTACAGGCTCGAAGGCAGCGGTAGGCTCCCTGCTAGTCCTGCATCCGCATCCGGCTCAGCCACCAACATCGCTGCGGCCATGAtgaaagcttcagcttcggcttgcaAG GATGAGTGGGTGGTCTGTCGTGTGTTCAACAAGACCACCGGGATCAAGAAGACGGCTGCGCCGGCATACCAGGTGGCCATGGCCGGTCCTGAGATGGATCAGAATCAGAACAACATTCCGGCCATCCCCATCCCCATGCCGCTGCAGCTGCCACTGCCCGTGCCCATGCAGATGCAATTTCCCATCCTGCCAGATTTTGCCATGGACCCGGTGGCCCCCTACTACCCCAACCCGAATGCCGGCGCGGGGATGATGCCGCCTATGGCATTGGCAGGTATGGGTGGCGCCGGCGGGCTCCAGATCAACGGCGCTCTGTTCGGCAATCCGGTGCCCGCGCCGCTGCCGATGAACTTCTACCACCACCAGATGGGCATGGGGGCAGCAGCTGGCCAGGTGGACATGGGGGCAGCGGCTGGCCAGATGGACATGGGAGCAgctggcgctggcgctggcgGCTTCGACGTTGCAGCGCCGGAGAGTAGGCCGTCCTCGATGGTGTCACAGAAGGACGAACAGGCTAATGCCGCCGAGATCTCGTCGATGATGTCTGTGACCGGCCCAGGGTCCGCGACCACCACCATAGAGATGGATGGCATATGGAAGTACAAGTACTGA